A section of the Coriobacteriia bacterium genome encodes:
- a CDS encoding 2,3-diphosphoglycerate synthetase produces the protein MSRVVALIDGEHHPSVVRDALATLGERDEVAAAVFVGGSEKVGAIAEDLYGVTLVRGEDMDSSLREALERFAPDAVVDLSDEPVVTAPDRFRLAGVALGLGVAYRGADFAFTPQERATVATPTLAIVGTGKRVGKTALTGFLARRLTSAGKRIAVLAMGRGGPGVPVLVRGDEVLLTTAGLLEIAAAGAHAASDCYEDALTSRVPVVGCRRCGGGLAGATFIDDVAQGAALADTLGADLLLIEGSGAAVPPVRADATLLVVSAAAGVSYVCDHFGPYRLASADALIIAGAERPNATEAEVAAIVEAVQRLRPGLPWSAVTFRPRPLADVSGARVFFATTAPAEVAVSLARHLESESGCTVVAISPHLADRDALRSDLAEAEGRFDVLLTELKAAAVDVVVAAGATAGVPTVFCDNEPVTVSGLDLGASLDEVVALALRRGAGRGAA, from the coding sequence GTGAGCCGCGTGGTCGCGCTCATCGACGGCGAGCACCACCCGAGCGTCGTGCGGGACGCTCTCGCCACGCTGGGGGAGCGCGATGAGGTGGCCGCCGCGGTCTTCGTCGGGGGCAGCGAGAAGGTGGGAGCGATCGCGGAGGACCTCTACGGTGTGACGCTCGTTCGTGGCGAGGACATGGACTCGTCGCTGCGAGAGGCCCTGGAGCGCTTTGCGCCGGACGCCGTCGTTGACCTCTCGGACGAGCCCGTGGTCACCGCTCCCGACCGCTTCAGGCTCGCGGGCGTCGCTCTCGGGCTCGGCGTCGCGTATCGCGGCGCGGACTTCGCGTTCACGCCGCAGGAGCGCGCCACCGTCGCCACGCCGACGCTCGCGATCGTCGGCACGGGCAAGCGGGTAGGCAAGACCGCGTTGACCGGCTTCCTCGCGCGCAGGCTCACCTCCGCGGGGAAGCGCATCGCGGTGCTCGCGATGGGCCGCGGCGGGCCGGGCGTGCCGGTGCTCGTGCGCGGTGACGAGGTATTGCTCACCACGGCGGGGCTGCTCGAGATCGCCGCCGCCGGGGCGCATGCCGCCTCCGACTGCTACGAGGACGCCCTGACGAGCCGCGTGCCGGTCGTCGGATGCCGTCGCTGCGGGGGCGGACTCGCGGGCGCGACCTTCATCGATGACGTGGCGCAGGGAGCCGCGCTCGCCGACACGCTCGGAGCCGACCTGCTGCTCATCGAGGGATCGGGTGCCGCCGTTCCGCCAGTACGAGCCGACGCGACGCTGCTCGTCGTCTCGGCCGCGGCGGGCGTCTCGTACGTCTGCGATCATTTCGGACCCTATCGTCTGGCGAGCGCGGACGCACTCATCATCGCGGGAGCCGAGCGGCCGAACGCGACCGAGGCGGAGGTTGCCGCGATCGTCGAGGCGGTCCAGCGTCTGCGCCCCGGCCTGCCGTGGTCCGCGGTCACGTTCAGGCCGAGGCCGCTGGCGGACGTATCCGGCGCGCGCGTCTTCTTCGCCACCACGGCCCCGGCGGAAGTCGCCGTCTCACTCGCGCGGCACCTCGAGAGCGAGTCCGGCTGCACGGTCGTCGCGATCTCGCCGCACCTCGCGGACCGTGACGCGCTGCGCTCCGACCTCGCCGAGGCCGAGGGGCGTTTCGACGTGCTCCTCACCGAGCTGAAGGCGGCGGCGGTCGACGTGGTCGTCGCCGCGGGAGCCACGGCGGGCGTCCCGACGGTCTTCTGCGACAACGAAC